A genomic region of uncultured Paludibaculum sp. contains the following coding sequences:
- a CDS encoding tetratricopeptide repeat protein has product MSAIHKAIRQSVYDRLEGGRLDEAEDLCRESLLILEELCPVHVDVVTALCRLGWILDRRRAWAEALDCAERAREVLNELGSSIPAGQRESLLLDALILHGVALRQLGRYRHAEVPFQQAVRLAEVNHEVPELLISACDHLALNYRLAGNFEQAVCLYGLAILFARRAFGEVNALTATMCYHLAALQFSRGRFQDGLTPARQSLEMRRILLGPTHPDALSAETVLNQLQTAMEKEAKARPVLSVVRSATMANTVTLSDLCSAAL; this is encoded by the coding sequence ATGAGTGCTATCCACAAGGCGATTCGACAGTCCGTCTATGACCGTCTGGAAGGTGGACGATTGGATGAGGCCGAGGATCTCTGTCGGGAGTCTCTCCTCATCCTTGAGGAGCTATGTCCCGTCCACGTCGATGTTGTCACCGCCCTTTGCCGCCTCGGTTGGATCCTCGACCGCCGTCGCGCGTGGGCCGAAGCCCTCGACTGTGCGGAAAGGGCGCGCGAGGTTCTCAACGAACTTGGGTCGTCCATTCCGGCCGGGCAGCGCGAGTCCCTTCTCCTTGACGCGTTGATCCTCCACGGGGTCGCATTGCGCCAACTCGGCCGCTACCGCCATGCCGAAGTCCCGTTCCAGCAGGCCGTCCGGCTCGCTGAAGTGAACCACGAAGTCCCCGAACTCCTCATCTCTGCCTGCGACCACCTGGCACTGAACTACCGGCTTGCCGGCAACTTTGAGCAAGCCGTCTGCCTTTACGGTCTCGCCATTTTATTCGCCCGGCGCGCATTCGGTGAGGTCAACGCCCTCACTGCTACCATGTGCTACCACCTCGCGGCCCTTCAGTTCAGCCGCGGCCGCTTCCAGGACGGCCTCACGCCGGCCCGTCAGTCCCTGGAGATGCGGCGCATCCTACTGGGCCCCACTCACCCCGATGCCCTCTCCGCCGAAACTGTCCTGAATCAGCTACAAACGGCCATGGAGAAAGAAGCCAAGGCCCGTCCGGTTCTCTCCGTTGTCCGGTCGGCCACGATGGCCAATACCGTCACCCTATCCGATCTGTGTAGCGCCGCTCTCTGA
- a CDS encoding sigma-70 family RNA polymerase sigma factor produces the protein MTKLLVDWGQGNKEALDLLTPIVYRELHNLAERYLRLERNAATLQPTALVHEAYLKLVAQDAPDWQSRSHFFGVAAHLMRQILVDNARRHRSEKRGGGVADVPLDEALSLAPERSAGVIALDDALNQLAVVDERKAKVIELRFFGGMTVEETADALEVSVATVGREQRLAEAWLHREMSRTSA, from the coding sequence GTGACGAAGCTTCTTGTGGACTGGGGCCAAGGGAACAAGGAAGCACTGGACCTGCTCACCCCCATTGTTTATAGAGAATTGCACAACTTGGCGGAGCGGTATCTGCGTTTGGAGAGGAACGCGGCAACGCTGCAGCCAACGGCATTGGTGCACGAGGCATATCTAAAACTGGTGGCCCAGGATGCGCCGGACTGGCAGAGCCGGTCGCACTTCTTTGGAGTGGCGGCCCACCTGATGCGGCAGATCCTCGTGGACAACGCTCGGAGACACCGGAGTGAAAAGCGGGGCGGCGGCGTGGCAGACGTTCCGCTGGACGAGGCGTTGTCGCTTGCTCCGGAGCGGAGTGCGGGCGTTATTGCCTTGGACGATGCTCTGAACCAGCTCGCCGTAGTGGATGAACGCAAGGCCAAGGTGATCGAGTTGCGTTTTTTTGGCGGGATGACCGTGGAGGAAACCGCGGATGCGCTGGAGGTCTCGGTGGCTACTGTGGGTAGGGAGCAGAGACTGGCCGAGGCGTGGCTGCATAGAGAGATGAGCCGGACCTCCGCATAG
- a CDS encoding beta-galactosidase produces the protein MIRIALTLVFALATLALQAQPQSVFPISVWYGGGKARAPMLESGARTKKELWRQDVRQIKALGFNTLRAWIDWATGEPAEKRYNFETLDVLLELAQEEGLHLLVQVYMDSAPQWVGEKYPDARFVSAGGEVIQPESAPGYCRDHAGVRAADRAFYTALADHLKRSPAFLGFDLWSEPHVINWATPVFIEKPEFCYCPNTLARFRTWLQTKYGSLDHLNTAWYRQYHSWDQVEPGRFSTILSFTDYIDWKAFIVDKLGQDLRDRADAAKHAAPDRLAASHAAGVGLFASPHHWEGQSDDWTMAGQVDYYGTSFYPKHSAFIDRDVPWRAALLDFTRSFGFDAGRKGFWIGELQGGFGTIALNVSPTVTPEDIRIWTWSALARGAKAINYYAWYPMSSGYESGGFGLNQLDGTITARAREAGSIARVVDRNQKLFLDARPPQAEVAILYNPLSHFVGGRQRAAVYGGPQGEVAGIERDSLLGIHRALFSTNVPIDFIHIAHLTPEKLRQYKLVYFPYPLMMPEAPAQLLRAYVAAGGALVAEARLGWMNEGGKASDRIPGMGLWELMGCRETAIQTAPKGRTVIHWASTAFPGLQSGDALPGTWFEESLEPLGPASRVVARYVNGDAAAVASTFGRGRTLMLGSYLSAAYQTTPTAASARFFDSLLAWSGVTRPVQTANAEVRWLESGPDRLVFVLNHSAKPVESIVRLRVPGGNLQAVDLINPGTVALQSLPQVVEFSVHLEPNAVRVLRLSPRP, from the coding sequence ATGATCCGGATTGCCCTCACACTCGTCTTTGCGCTCGCTACATTGGCCCTGCAGGCCCAGCCTCAATCTGTCTTTCCGATTTCAGTCTGGTATGGCGGAGGCAAGGCGCGAGCCCCGATGCTCGAATCCGGAGCCCGAACCAAGAAAGAGCTCTGGCGTCAGGATGTCCGCCAGATCAAGGCACTCGGCTTCAACACTCTCCGCGCCTGGATCGATTGGGCCACCGGTGAGCCCGCCGAGAAGCGTTACAACTTTGAGACTCTCGACGTCCTGCTCGAACTCGCTCAGGAAGAGGGACTTCATCTCCTTGTCCAGGTCTATATGGATTCCGCTCCGCAGTGGGTCGGCGAGAAATACCCCGATGCCCGCTTCGTCTCAGCCGGCGGTGAAGTCATACAGCCTGAGTCCGCGCCTGGCTACTGCCGCGACCACGCCGGAGTCCGTGCCGCCGACCGCGCTTTCTACACAGCCCTCGCCGATCATCTCAAACGCAGCCCGGCCTTCCTCGGGTTCGATCTTTGGAGCGAACCCCACGTGATCAACTGGGCCACGCCCGTTTTCATCGAGAAGCCCGAGTTCTGCTACTGCCCCAATACCCTTGCCCGGTTCCGCACATGGCTCCAGACTAAATACGGGTCACTCGATCACCTCAACACCGCCTGGTACCGCCAATATCACTCGTGGGATCAGGTGGAGCCCGGCCGATTCAGCACCATCCTGTCCTTCACCGACTACATCGATTGGAAGGCCTTCATCGTAGACAAACTCGGTCAGGATCTCCGTGACCGAGCCGATGCTGCCAAGCACGCCGCGCCGGACCGCCTTGCCGCCAGCCACGCTGCCGGCGTCGGTCTCTTCGCCTCGCCCCATCACTGGGAAGGACAATCCGACGATTGGACGATGGCCGGGCAAGTCGATTACTACGGCACCTCCTTCTACCCCAAGCACTCCGCTTTCATCGACCGCGACGTCCCCTGGCGGGCCGCCCTCCTCGACTTCACCCGATCCTTCGGCTTCGACGCCGGGCGCAAAGGCTTTTGGATCGGAGAACTCCAGGGCGGCTTCGGCACCATCGCCCTCAACGTCAGCCCCACGGTCACGCCCGAAGACATCCGCATCTGGACCTGGTCCGCGCTCGCCCGCGGAGCTAAAGCCATCAACTACTATGCCTGGTACCCCATGAGCTCCGGCTACGAATCCGGCGGCTTTGGCCTCAACCAGCTCGATGGCACCATCACCGCCCGTGCCCGCGAAGCCGGGTCGATCGCCCGTGTCGTCGACCGCAACCAGAAACTCTTTCTCGACGCCCGCCCGCCGCAAGCTGAGGTCGCCATCCTCTACAACCCCCTATCGCACTTTGTTGGAGGCCGCCAGCGCGCCGCGGTCTACGGCGGCCCGCAGGGCGAGGTCGCCGGCATCGAACGCGACTCCCTCCTCGGCATCCATCGCGCTCTCTTCTCCACAAACGTCCCCATCGACTTCATCCACATCGCTCATCTCACGCCGGAGAAGCTGCGTCAATACAAGCTTGTCTACTTCCCTTACCCGCTCATGATGCCGGAAGCTCCAGCGCAGCTCCTGCGGGCGTACGTCGCCGCTGGAGGGGCTTTGGTTGCCGAGGCTCGCCTCGGTTGGATGAACGAGGGCGGCAAGGCGTCAGATCGTATCCCCGGCATGGGCCTCTGGGAGCTCATGGGATGCCGCGAAACTGCAATCCAAACCGCACCGAAGGGCCGAACCGTCATCCATTGGGCCAGCACAGCATTCCCTGGCCTCCAGTCTGGCGATGCGCTGCCCGGTACCTGGTTCGAAGAATCCCTTGAGCCGCTTGGCCCGGCCTCCCGTGTCGTCGCCCGCTATGTCAACGGCGATGCGGCTGCCGTCGCCTCCACCTTTGGCCGCGGCAGAACCCTCATGCTCGGTTCCTACCTGAGCGCCGCCTATCAAACCACGCCCACTGCTGCGTCTGCGCGATTCTTCGACAGCCTGCTGGCCTGGAGCGGCGTCACCCGTCCGGTCCAGACCGCCAACGCGGAGGTCCGTTGGCTCGAATCCGGCCCAGACCGGCTCGTCTTTGTCCTCAATCACTCCGCCAAACCGGTGGAATCGATAGTCCGCCTCCGTGTGCCCGGTGGAAACCTCCAGGCCGTGGACCTCATCAATCCCGGCACCGTGGCCCTTCAATCCTTGCCACAAGTCGTCGAATTCTCGGTCCATCTGGAGCCGAACGCCGTCCGGGTGCTGCGCCTGTCGCCTCGACCTTAA